GATATAGTTAAAATAGCTTTAATTAAAGACAATTGGAAAATTACCCATGATCCATTACTCTTAAAGTTTGGACAATATGACCAAGTTCAAGTAGATTTGGGAGCGGAAAAAATGTTAGGAGCTGAAAAAGAAGATAAAAAAATAGCGGTAGAAATTAAAAGTTTTTTGAATGATTCGGCCATATCTGATTTTCATGGGGCTTTGGGACAGTTTCTCAATTATCATTTTGTTTTAGAACATATAGAACCTGAAAGAATACTGTTTTTAGCTGTCCCTGTTTATGCTTATGATTCTTTTTTTAAAAGGGATTTACCCCAAGCTATCGTAAATCGTTATAATTTAAAATTAATAGTCTATGATCCTATTGAGGGGTTTATTCGTCAATGGATAAATTAACAAAATATCGTCAAATCATTTGTGATTTTTTAAATCAACAGGCTAAGATAACTCCCCTAGGAGAAAATATAGAATCTGAAACTATTTTTGATGAAAAGTGTAACAGATATTTATTAGTAAACTTAGGTTGGCATGGACAAAAAAGAATTTACTCGGTGTTATTACACCTAGAAATAAGAGAGGAAAAAATATGGATTCAAGAAAATAATACTGATATTTCAGTAGCAGAATTTTTATTGCAAGAGGGAGTAAAAAGAGAGGATATTATTTTAGGTTTAAAACCTGCTTTTGTTAGAGAATATACTGGTTTTGGAGTCGCCTAATTTTGGTCTTTTATTTTTTATTATTAAGTCAACTATAGTTGATTTTTTGGACGAAATATAAAGTCTAGTTCTATGTCATAATTTTTCCTATTTTCTAAATGGGGAATGACATAGATTTGTGTGATAAATTCTCGTAGATAAAATCTTTTTTCTGGCTCGGAAAGGTCATACCAAAACTGTTGTAATGATAAATTATCAGTCATTTCTTTGAGATTATTTGGAGGTAAACTATTAATTTGATCTTTCAAATGAGAGATTTCTGTTTCGAGTTTTAGTTTTCTAATTTGGGCAGTTTCTAAGTCTAAAATATTCTCTGCTATTAGGCAGGGTAAACTATCAATTATTGTCTGTTTTTCGTTGATTAAGTTGTTAATTTGTTCAGAAATAATTTTTATATCTGGACTATTAATATTATTAACAATTATGGGTAAATCAGCACAAATTATGTTGATTGTTTTTTCTAAAATATTTTGATAATTCCAAGAGGAACAGGATTTATTTTGAGAACAATTGATGGGGGTAAGATATAAATATTTGGTGTTTTTTCTTTTCTGGGTAACTGATGTTATTTTACAGGGAGAGTTACATATTTTACATTTAACTAAACCTGAAAGACAATGGGGAGAACTAGCACTACGAGGGGAAATACGGCGATGGCTTTTGAGTAAACGATCAATTTGGGAGGCTTCTTCTCTAGAAATAATGGGGGTGTGGGTATCGGAAACAATGTAGTTATTTTTGTAGGCTAAATCTCCTCTATAAACGGGGTTTTTTAACCATTTTAGGGCGGTGGAATGGGATATTTTTTTGTTATATTTTTCTTTTAAGTATCTAACACTATCTCTAAGGGAAGCATATTTAAGATAGTAGTCAAAAAAATCTTTGACAATGGGGGCGGTGCTACGGTTGATGATATATCCTTCTTTTCCTTTTTGATAGCCGTAGGGACTTCTACCGGGGGGGGGAAGGGTTTGGAGGCGATTTTTGCCATGACCTTTTTGTAATTTTCTTTGGTAAATTGTTTTTTCTATTTGTTGCCAGATTTGATGTTTTTTTTCTATATTAAGGGTTTTAAAGTGGGTGGAGTTGTAGGGTTGTTCGATGGCAATTATTTCTACGTTTAATGATTCTATAAGAGCGATCGCCTTTAGAATGTGAGCAAAACTATCACCTAATTCATGTAAACTACGAATTAATATATAATTGGGTGGATCATTTTGACAGTGATTTATTAGTTGATTGAAAGCTAATCGACTATCAATATCTTGATAATTTTTATCTACTTCTAAACCCCAAATAAAAGAATCGGGAACTTGATCAATGATTGAATCGGTGTAACTATAGGTAATAATAAATGCCATAGAGTTATTTTACTAGGCTGCCTTAATATAGGCGATCGCACTTAACCAAATCAAAGTTTTTTCTCGACCTTCTTCAAGGATGCAGATACAATTTTCATCTTGCCAAAGAATTTGTCCCTCGGTACTTTGACTGGTGATTAATCCCACTTGGACATTTTTTTTATCCTTTATAAAGGCTTGGATTTGACGTACACTAGGAAGACCAGTATTAAATGTAGGCATCTTTTTTTATCTACTTGAGCGAAAAAATAATTATGCAGTTTAGCAAATATCACGGATTAGGTAATGACTTTATTTTGATCGATAACCGTCAATCTGATCAACCCCTCGTTACCCCCGCAGAAGCAGTGAAAATGTGCGATCGCCACTTCGGCATCGGTGCTGATGGAGTAATTTTCGTTTTACCGCCCCAGAATAATTGTCAATATACCATGAGAATCTTTAATTCTGATGGTTCAGAACCCGAGATGTGTGGCAATGGGATTCGTTGTTTTGCCCAATTTGTCACGGAATTAGAAGGAAAAGAGGAAGTAGGGAAACAATATCCTATCCACACTTTAGCAGGTACTATTACCCCTACCATCAAGGGTGAGGGCATGATTCGGGTGGATATGGGAGAACCTGAGTTAACCCCTGCCAAAATTCCCACTACCTTAAACCAAGGGGGAGAAAAGGTGGTCAGGGAATCTTTAACCGTAGCGGATAAGGAGTATGAGGTTTCCTGTGTGAGTATGGGAAATCCTCACTGTTTAGTATTTGTGGATAGTGTGGCGGATATAGATTTGGAAAAAATTGGTCCTCTATTTGAAACCCACGCAGTTTTCCCTCAAAAAACTAATACAGAATTTATTGAAGTAGTACGCCCCGATTACCTGAAAATGAGGGTATGGGAAAGGGGTGCAGGAATTACCCTTGCCTGTGGTACGGGTGCCTGTGCCACTGTGGTAGCAGGGGTTTTAAATGGTAAGTGCGATCGCACCTGCACGGTAGAACTACCGGGAGGATGTTTGGAAATCGAATGGAATGAAGAGGATAACCATGTATATATGACAGGCCCCGCATTGAAAGTATTTTCAGGCAATATGTAATTGTAACCTCATTTCGGGATAAGAGCTGTCAGTATGGTTGGGTTTCAGGCTTCTGGTTGTAGGTTGCAGGTTTAAAATACGCTCATATTCAGTCTATCAAGGAAGTAAAAACCCGAAAATCAATGAAAATAGAGTTTTTGTAAATTCTTTAACCTAACACCTAACACCTGATACCTGACATCTTGAAAAGGCTAAAATTTTTATCCCGAACTCAAGTTAATTGTAGATTGAAAAATGGTTTCTGAAAAGAATCGCTACGAATGCTCCCTACTATTAAGTGCGGATAAATTATTATAATGAAAGTCCCCCAGTATTGGGGGATTTAGGGGGCAATCAGGGCAATCTTATCCATTATCCATTACTCCTCTAGGGTTTTTCGAGCGCGGCGAATCAACTCCTCGGGGCTTAATTCTGCTACAAATTCTCGAAAAGCCTCCATCTCTTTCTCATCGGCTTCCCTATCCACGGGAATGGAGGCATCTAATACCACCTCCTCCATCACCCAAATGGGGCAACCTTCCCTCACAGCGATGGCAATGGCATCACTGGGGCGACAATCAATATTTTTCTCTTTCTTACCCATTTTTGTACAAAGAAGCGCATAAAAGGTGTTATCCTCAAGGGCGTTAATCACCACTCGATCCAGTTTAATATTCCAACTATGGAACATATTTAACATTAAATCATGGGTGAGAGGGCGGGGGGTTGGTTGTTGTTCCAAGGCCGCAATGATTGATCTGGCTTGATCCTGACCGATGTAGATGGGCAAAGCACGGCGCTCGGTAGCGTCTTTTAGTAGTACGATGGGGCTACGACTTACTGCATCAAGGGCGATCGCCGCTACTTTCATTTCAATCATTTATATTATCTCACTATAACAATATGGGTTTTGAACCATTACCTCCCCGTGTGAGGTTGTTATCATCCTATCACAGTTTTTTGGTTTTATAACCACCAATTCCTTAATTTTATTATTTTAAATAAACTTTTATAACTATTTTTATTAATTCTTTTTTTAACAATTATAATAATTATGATTAATTTAATTAATTGTCGCCTTATTGGTGAATATAATTTAAAAAATATTACAATTAGTAATCAACAAATAACTAATATTTGTGATAGTGAACAACAAAGCCAAACAGGGCAAACAATTTTGAACTATATTGATATGGAGGGGGATTATATTTCCCTTGGGGGGGTAGATCTACAAATCAATGGTGGACTTGGTTTGGCTTTTCCTGATTTAACTTTAAACGATTTGGAAAGACTCCACCAAATTTGTGCCTATTTATGGTCGGTAGGAGTAGATGAATTTATGCCTACCATTGTGACAACTTCTGTGGCTAAAATTCGTCAATCATTGGAAGTAATAAAAATATTTAAACAGTCTAATAAAAAAGATAATGAAGCAGAAATTTTAGGAGTTCACCTAGAAGGACCGTTTTTAAATAAGGACAAAAAAGGCGCCCATCCTGAAGAATATTTATTATCTTTAAATTTAGAAAACGTAAAAAAAGTTTTCAATAATTATGAAAACATCATCAAAATTATTACCGTTGCCCCAGAACTAGACACTGAGGGGGATGTAATTTCTTATTTGACTGATTTGGGGGTGGTTGTTAGTTTGGGGCATTCCATGGCGACAGCAGACGAGGCAAAACGAGCTTTTGATCAAGGGGCATCCATGGTAACTCATGCTTTTAATGCTATGCCCAGTTTACACCATAGAGAACCGGGTATGTTGGGAGAGGCGATCGCCCGTACTGGTATTTATTGCGGTTTGATTGCCGACGGAAAGCACGTCTCACCCACCATGCTAAAAGTGATTTTACAAGCGAGTAACTATGAGGAAGGGATATTTTTGGTTAGTGATGCCCTAGCGCCCATGGGCTTGGATGATGGCATATACCCTTGGGATGAGCGCACCATCGAGGTAAAAAATGGCACCGCTACCCTCCCCGATGGTACCTTATCCGGTACTACCCTACCCCTATTCGTAGGCGCTCAAAATTTAGTAAGATGGAACATTTGTACTGTAGAAAGGGCGATCGCCCTTGTTACCGATGCCCCCCGAAAAGCCATGAAAATGCCGACCTTAGCAGTAGGGCAAAAAGCGAATCTAATTCGATGGCATCATCATCCAGAACAAAAACAATTAAATTGGGAAAGAATCGAAATTAATGGATAAAATTCTGTCGGAAAATAAGATCAAAAAAAGCAATTAATTTTTAATTGTTATGATGGACATAGACAAGACAAATAAACTAAAAAATAAATAAAATATTATGAAAATACTAAAACCATTGGGACTTCTGATGGGTATAGGTACATTATTTACCTTTAATATGCTAAATCCTATTAACGCCCAAAACCTAAACCCAAACGTCTCCACAGAAGAAGAAGTATCATCAACTATTAACGATGAACAAATGGAGTTAGCAGGAAATTTTCGCCATGATAGACGTATTAATTCTCGCCATCAACGAAGAAATCAAACCATAATTGTTGTGCCGGGGGTTGGTAACACCAGTTTCTATAACGGTAACATGAGGAGAAATAACACCTATTGGAACAACAACAACCGTAACATAAATCAAGTATTTCCCCCCCATAATCGTAGAGACATATATCAAGGTAACATTCGTCGTAATCCCAGTAACTTTATCAATCAACGTGATAGACAATTTAGGAGAAGCGAAAGACAATGTATTCATAGAGTTTTTCAATCTGCTTGGGGAGAAATCCATTGTCGTAGCAATAACCCTTCCTTTGAATGGAGAACAATTTATTTAGATTAGTCCGAAATTATAGAAGATCAATCTCTGAGCTATACTAGAAATTGATGTGAAAATCTTACCCCAAATATCTTGCACAAATAATTAAGATCAACTTGAAAGTATGACGAGAAATTCGCAGTTAAGCCAACCTCTTCCCCCCGTAGTTCAAAAAGTATCTAGTAATCTCAGAAGATGGGGTTTTTGGGGATTTTGGACTCAGTTAGTATTGGGTGTTATTTCTACGGTTACTCTTTTATTTTCTACCCCTGCCCTATTTCAAGGTAATCGGGCATTACAGGGTGGTCAACAAAGTAGTCGGGCATTACAATCTCAACAGTTTGGAATTTTTTGTGCTTTTGTGGCCATCGTATTTTTATCGGCGGCTTTGGTAATTGCCTATCGTTATGGAAAAATAGGCAAGAGGGTTGAAAATCGAGATCCTGCCATGCGTCCCAAAAAATCGGATACTTTGAACTTGATTAGGGTGGGTTTGATTTTAAATTTGATCGGGATGTTACTTGCTATTTTTGGGGCACAAACATTGGTGGGTTTAGCTTTGGCAAAATTACTCAATCTTGCTCCCCAGTTAATTACTTCTGATCCTCAACAATTTGTTAATTCTTTGGATATGTTAATTATTCAAGCAAATACAAACACCATTGCGGCTCATTTTGCTGGCATTGCCACTTCTCTGGTATTACTCAATCGCATCAGTAATTAAGTTACAAAATTTCTACAATGCCTTTTTGTCCATCAAGGCGTACTGTTTGATTGTTTCGTAAAATTCGGGTGGCATGGGGAATATCCATCACCGCAGGAATACCGTATTCTCTGGCAATGATAGCACCGTGGGAAAGTTGTCCTCCAACTTCGGCGATTAAACCTCCTGCTTGGGCAAGGATTAATGACCAACTCACATCGGTATAGGGTACAACGATGATGGTATTTTTATCAATTTTGGTGTTTTGATTGAGAGTACGAACTATTTTGACTTTTCCTTCGATGATGCCCATACTAGCAGGGATGCCTTTTAATTGATTTTGGCTATGTTTTGGGGTGATGTTGTTATCAATATTAATTTGAGGACTATTGCCATAGATGAGATAGGGAATAGTTTTGATTTCGGTATCTTCTTGCCATTTTTGTTGACGTTTTTTGATCAAATTAATAATATTTTCTTGGTCAGGTTTTTCTTTGATTATTTGTTTTATTTCTTCGATTTTGAGAAAGAAAATATCATTTTTTTCTGCAATAATTTGTTGTTTTTCTAAGTTGTTACCGAGGGAAACAAAGCTATAGCGAAGGTAGGCTAATAGTCTATTATATATCTCTGCTATTTCTCCTTTTAGATCGTATCTTTTTTGGACTACTTTTTGTTTCCATGTTTGTTTTTTGGGGGCAATGGTGGGAGAATTTTTGATTCTTGTATCTGCTACAAATTGAGCAAACATGGTTTTCATGGTGCGGTGATTTTCTGACCAACGGGGAACAGATATATCGGTGATTACTTCGCTTAGATAGCCGTATTTTTCTAGCCATTGATTGAGTCTTTGAATTACGGAACTACCGTCACTTAATTCGGCGAGGTTGGCAAAAAAGGAGGGGTAATTTTCTGGATCTAATTCTTGTAGTTGAATGCCTGAAAAAAGGTTCCGAGTATCGATCGCAATTTGTTTGAGTTCTTCGACGGATTTAATTTCGGCAACATTTTGGCTGTCTAAATCTTGGGGGGATACTTTTAACAGTTTTTGACGAATGGCAAAACTTAGGGGGGCTAAGATATTAAAATAAGTGGCAATTTTTAAACCTTCTAAAATATGATCTATGCGGGTTAATAGTTCTTGATTATTTAATTCTTGGGGATTTATTTCTTCTAATTCATCTAAAAGGGGATTAAAAGTGCGATCGCCCCTAGCATGAAAATCTTTAACTAAAGTCCATTCCTTGTTTATTAAACGCCATAATCCGGGCAAATTTTTCAGGGTAGAGGCAAGGGGTGGTTTAGAAAATTTTGCTCCCCGAGTTAGAAATTCCAAACTTTCTGGGGGCAAACCCATTAAAAGGAAAATTTCTCCCAATAAAGTGGCGTTAAAATAGGCGTGATGATAGTGTAGGGTTGCCGTTTCCGTAAAGTCCAAATCCTTCGCCTTATCCCCCAAGACAATGGTAAAAATCTGCCCCCAAACTCCACAGGTTAGAGGACGATTAATAGACCATGGTAAAGGGCGAATCGTACCGGGTATTACCTCTGCGGCAATTTTTCTCGTCCATAGGGGATGAAGGGTACTAATGGGACGGGTTTGTAAAATCCATAGGGTTTGACCATCATAACTCCACTCTATATCTTGAGGTACATTTTTATGGGCTTTTTCAATTTCACGACTAATTTTGGCAACTGAAAACAAAACCGAAGCAGGAATTTCTCCCTCTCCCTTCAATGCCTCATCGGGTAAATAAATCTGATATTGTTCTGGGGTAACTTCCCCCGACACCACCTGATTCGTATTTCCTGCCACCGCTTCGATACAAATACAATCATCCAATTGATTTACAGGATTACGACTAAAGGCAACCCCCGAAAACTCCCCCTTGATTTGCTTTTGGACAATCACCAGCAAAGATTTTTCTTCCGTGCCTCGATTTTGTCGATAATTAAGGGCGATCGCACTGTGGTAGGATGCTAAACAATCAATAATTCGTTGTTTAAGGGTGGGAATATCGGTAATATCGAGATAACTTTCATAAATCCCTGCCGCAGATACCGTCAAAGAATCCTCATCCAAAGCCGAAGAGCGTACCACCAAAGGATTATCCACCGAAGGATTAGCAAAAACACAGAAAGTATCGAGATCATCCCCCGCCTGAATCACCCAACCATCAGGCACATTATAACCCCACTGCTTGAGCAGAGATAAATTTGCCGCCTTACCTCCCACCTTTTGCGCATCGAGTTTTGCCGATAAAGAGATGACCCCACTATCCCCTCGGAAAAAACGAAATACCTTACTCGATTTTTGATCTACATTGGCGGGGTTTAAATCTAAATCATCGGACATTTGACTATAAATCCATAACAATAAACTAGCTAATCCGATGGTAACGAAAATATATTCAGGGGAGTTAATATTTTGCGCCGCCAACACCACCACCATCAAACCCAACACCCCAATTTTTCCTGCCTGACGACTGCGAAAAATTGTAAAACTAATACCCCCCAATAAAAAGATTAATAACCCTGCCACGGGATTATGAGCCACAATGCCCCAAGTGACATTGGTCGTACCTGCCCCTTTTCCTACCCAATAACGTCCCATGACAAGGGCAATTAACGCCATAATCTCCCATGAAGAACCAAGGGGGAAAAAAGCCCTCGTCATCAATACTACCCCGATACCTTTTCCTGCCTCGGATAATACGGCTAAAATTCCAGCTACCCTACCACCATGGTAAAAGGCCGCTGATACAGATACATTTCCTGTACCTAATTTTTTTAACTCCTTGCCTGACACCGCATAGGTAAACCAATCCACCAAAGGAATAGCCCCAACAATGGGAGACACTACAAAAACAATAATCGCTCCCCAAATTTCCGTCATAAAATTTTATTGATTGTTATCATTATTTTATAAAAAATAACCTCAGTTCGGGATACTATTTGTCAGTCAGGAGAAGGCAAAAGGTAAGAGATAATAATTGTTTATTATCAATTGTCAATGGTTATGGACTTGTTAGAAGGATCAAGACTCTGTTTCGCTCGGATGAGATTTAACCCCTCCTGTAAGGCTGTGAGGCGATCGCCCATCCAATAATGCCCTGGGATTAGTCCACCAATACCGAGCTTTTCGAGACGACGCTTAACCTTACCCGTAGCACCCACCACAATCACTTTACGACCCAAATCTAACGCCTCTTGGATAGCATTTTCAATGGCAAGGGAAGAAGTAACCCCCAACACAGGAACTTCGCTCAAATCCACCAATAACACATCATAATTATCAATGGCACTATGTTCCCTCGAAATCGCCTTGGCAACTCCAAAAATCATTGGTCCGC
The sequence above is a segment of the Cyanobacterium stanieri PCC 7202 genome. Coding sequences within it:
- a CDS encoding XisH protein (PFAM: XisH protein~InterPro IPR014919~KEGG: syp:SYNPCC7002_F0025 excision controlling factor protein, XisH like protein~PFAM: XisH protein~SPTR: Excision controlling factor protein, XisH like protein) produces the protein MAAKDKFHDIVKIALIKDNWKITHDPLLLKFGQYDQVQVDLGAEKMLGAEKEDKKIAVEIKSFLNDSAISDFHGALGQFLNYHFVLEHIEPERILFLAVPVYAYDSFFKRDLPQAIVNRYNLKLIVYDPIEGFIRQWIN
- a CDS encoding XisI protein (PFAM: XisI protein~InterPro IPR014968~KEGG: syp:SYNPCC7002_F0026 excision controlling factor protein, XisI like protein~PFAM: XisI protein~SPTR: XisI protein), whose translation is MDKLTKYRQIICDFLNQQAKITPLGENIESETIFDEKCNRYLLVNLGWHGQKRIYSVLLHLEIREEKIWIQENNTDISVAEFLLQEGVKREDIILGLKPAFVREYTGFGVA
- a CDS encoding Recombinase (PFAM: Recombinase~InterPro IPR011109~KEGG: cyc:PCC7424_3086 recombinase~PFAM: Recombinase~SPTR: Recombinase); the protein is MAFIITYSYTDSIIDQVPDSFIWGLEVDKNYQDIDSRLAFNQLINHCQNDPPNYILIRSLHELGDSFAHILKAIALIESLNVEIIAIEQPYNSTHFKTLNIEKKHQIWQQIEKTIYQRKLQKGHGKNRLQTLPPPGRSPYGYQKGKEGYIINRSTAPIVKDFFDYYLKYASLRDSVRYLKEKYNKKISHSTALKWLKNPVYRGDLAYKNNYIVSDTHTPIISREEASQIDRLLKSHRRISPRSASSPHCLSGLVKCKICNSPCKITSVTQKRKNTKYLYLTPINCSQNKSCSSWNYQNILEKTINIICADLPIIVNNINSPDIKIISEQINNLINEKQTIIDSLPCLIAENILDLETAQIRKLKLETEISHLKDQINSLPPNNLKEMTDNLSLQQFWYDLSEPEKRFYLREFITQIYVIPHLENRKNYDIELDFIFRPKNQL
- a CDS encoding hypothetical protein (KEGG: cyt:cce_4144 hypothetical protein~SPTR: Putative uncharacterized protein), whose translation is MPTFNTGLPSVRQIQAFIKDKKNVQVGLITSQSTEGQILWQDENCICILEEGREKTLIWLSAIAYIKAA
- a CDS encoding diaminopimelate epimerase (PFAM: Diaminopimelate epimerase~TIGRFAM: diaminopimelate epimerase~COGs: COG0253 Diaminopimelate epimerase~InterPro IPR001653:IPR018510~KEGG: cyt:cce_4146 diaminopimelate epimerase~PFAM: diaminopimelate epimerase~PRIAM: Diaminopimelate epimerase~SPTR: Diaminopimelate epimerase;~TIGRFAM: diaminopimelate epimerase): MQFSKYHGLGNDFILIDNRQSDQPLVTPAEAVKMCDRHFGIGADGVIFVLPPQNNCQYTMRIFNSDGSEPEMCGNGIRCFAQFVTELEGKEEVGKQYPIHTLAGTITPTIKGEGMIRVDMGEPELTPAKIPTTLNQGGEKVVRESLTVADKEYEVSCVSMGNPHCLVFVDSVADIDLEKIGPLFETHAVFPQKTNTEFIEVVRPDYLKMRVWERGAGITLACGTGACATVVAGVLNGKCDRTCTVELPGGCLEIEWNEEDNHVYMTGPALKVFSGNM
- a CDS encoding protein of unknown function DUF151 (PFAM: Uncharacterised ACR, COG1259~COGs: COG1259 conserved hypothetical protein~InterPro IPR003729~KEGG: cyh:Cyan8802_1249 protein of unknown function DUF151~PFAM: protein of unknown function DUF151~SPTR: Putative uncharacterized protein), which translates into the protein MKVAAIALDAVSRSPIVLLKDATERRALPIYIGQDQARSIIAALEQQPTPRPLTHDLMLNMFHSWNIKLDRVVINALEDNTFYALLCTKMGKKEKNIDCRPSDAIAIAVREGCPIWVMEEVVLDASIPVDREADEKEMEAFREFVAELSPEELIRRARKTLEE
- a CDS encoding N-acetylglucosamine 6-phosphate deacetylase (TIGRFAM: N-acetylglucosamine-6-phosphate deacetylase~COGs: COG1820 N-acetylglucosamine-6-phosphate deacetylase~InterPro IPR006680:IPR003764~KEGG: cyc:PCC7424_2901 N-acetylglucosamine-6-phosphate deacetylase~PFAM: amidohydrolase~PRIAM: N-acetylglucosamine-6-phosphate deacetylase~SPTR: N-acetylglucosamine-6-phosphate deacetylase;~TIGRFAM: N-acetylglucosamine-6-phosphate deacetylase), which gives rise to MINLINCRLIGEYNLKNITISNQQITNICDSEQQSQTGQTILNYIDMEGDYISLGGVDLQINGGLGLAFPDLTLNDLERLHQICAYLWSVGVDEFMPTIVTTSVAKIRQSLEVIKIFKQSNKKDNEAEILGVHLEGPFLNKDKKGAHPEEYLLSLNLENVKKVFNNYENIIKIITVAPELDTEGDVISYLTDLGVVVSLGHSMATADEAKRAFDQGASMVTHAFNAMPSLHHREPGMLGEAIARTGIYCGLIADGKHVSPTMLKVILQASNYEEGIFLVSDALAPMGLDDGIYPWDERTIEVKNGTATLPDGTLSGTTLPLFVGAQNLVRWNICTVERAIALVTDAPRKAMKMPTLAVGQKANLIRWHHHPEQKQLNWERIEING
- a CDS encoding hypothetical protein (KEGG: pfa:PF08_0008 hypothetical protein~SPTR: Putative uncharacterized protein), encoding MKILKPLGLLMGIGTLFTFNMLNPINAQNLNPNVSTEEEVSSTINDEQMELAGNFRHDRRINSRHQRRNQTIIVVPGVGNTSFYNGNMRRNNTYWNNNNRNINQVFPPHNRRDIYQGNIRRNPSNFINQRDRQFRRSERQCIHRVFQSAWGEIHCRSNNPSFEWRTIYLD
- a CDS encoding hypothetical protein (PFAM: Protein of unknown function (DUF3611)~KEGG: mar:MAE_03540 hypothetical protein~SPTR: Similar to P72815_SYNY3 Sll1656 protein); this encodes MTRNSQLSQPLPPVVQKVSSNLRRWGFWGFWTQLVLGVISTVTLLFSTPALFQGNRALQGGQQSSRALQSQQFGIFCAFVAIVFLSAALVIAYRYGKIGKRVENRDPAMRPKKSDTLNLIRVGLILNLIGMLLAIFGAQTLVGLALAKLLNLAPQLITSDPQQFVNSLDMLIIQANTNTIAAHFAGIATSLVLLNRISN
- a CDS encoding pyruvate phosphate dikinase PEP/pyruvate-binding protein (PFAM: PEP-utilising enzyme, mobile domain; Domain of unknown function (DUF205); Pyruvate phosphate dikinase, PEP/pyruvate binding domain~COGs: COG0574 Phosphoenolpyruvate synthase/pyruvate phosphate dikinase~InterPro IPR003811:IPR002192:IPR008279~KEGG: cyc:PCC7424_2777 pyruvate phosphate dikinase PEP/pyruvate-binding~PFAM: pyruvate phosphate dikinase PEP/pyruvate-binding; protein of unknown function DUF205; PEP-utilising protein mobile region~SPTR: Pyruvate phosphate dikinase PEP/pyruvate-binding); this encodes MTEIWGAIIVFVVSPIVGAIPLVDWFTYAVSGKELKKLGTGNVSVSAAFYHGGRVAGILAVLSEAGKGIGVVLMTRAFFPLGSSWEIMALIALVMGRYWVGKGAGTTNVTWGIVAHNPVAGLLIFLLGGISFTIFRSRQAGKIGVLGLMVVVLAAQNINSPEYIFVTIGLASLLLWIYSQMSDDLDLNPANVDQKSSKVFRFFRGDSGVISLSAKLDAQKVGGKAANLSLLKQWGYNVPDGWVIQAGDDLDTFCVFANPSVDNPLVVRSSALDEDSLTVSAAGIYESYLDITDIPTLKQRIIDCLASYHSAIALNYRQNRGTEEKSLLVIVQKQIKGEFSGVAFSRNPVNQLDDCICIEAVAGNTNQVVSGEVTPEQYQIYLPDEALKGEGEIPASVLFSVAKISREIEKAHKNVPQDIEWSYDGQTLWILQTRPISTLHPLWTRKIAAEVIPGTIRPLPWSINRPLTCGVWGQIFTIVLGDKAKDLDFTETATLHYHHAYFNATLLGEIFLLMGLPPESLEFLTRGAKFSKPPLASTLKNLPGLWRLINKEWTLVKDFHARGDRTFNPLLDELEEINPQELNNQELLTRIDHILEGLKIATYFNILAPLSFAIRQKLLKVSPQDLDSQNVAEIKSVEELKQIAIDTRNLFSGIQLQELDPENYPSFFANLAELSDGSSVIQRLNQWLEKYGYLSEVITDISVPRWSENHRTMKTMFAQFVADTRIKNSPTIAPKKQTWKQKVVQKRYDLKGEIAEIYNRLLAYLRYSFVSLGNNLEKQQIIAEKNDIFFLKIEEIKQIIKEKPDQENIINLIKKRQQKWQEDTEIKTIPYLIYGNSPQINIDNNITPKHSQNQLKGIPASMGIIEGKVKIVRTLNQNTKIDKNTIIVVPYTDVSWSLILAQAGGLIAEVGGQLSHGAIIAREYGIPAVMDIPHATRILRNNQTVRLDGQKGIVEIL